The Halorientalis sp. IM1011 genome window below encodes:
- a CDS encoding metal-dependent hydrolase has translation MNKEGHVLNAVLLSIGLGYILEPAGDFSTFRTIAEVTIPITLGALFPDVDTAFGRHRKTLHNFLVLGIFLAYPLVFDNLQFVWLGVLTHYILDLAGSKRGLALLYPWDREFALPVGVTTSSKYASLATLVITGFELLLVGLLVFYAPAYVPPELIQHGTTVLGV, from the coding sequence ATGAACAAAGAGGGCCACGTCCTCAACGCAGTTCTGCTGAGTATCGGCCTGGGCTACATCCTCGAACCGGCCGGCGACTTCTCGACCTTCCGCACCATCGCCGAAGTGACCATCCCGATCACGCTAGGCGCGCTCTTTCCCGACGTCGACACCGCCTTCGGCCGTCACCGGAAGACGCTCCACAACTTCCTCGTGCTGGGCATCTTCCTCGCCTATCCCCTGGTCTTCGACAACCTCCAGTTCGTCTGGCTGGGCGTGTTGACCCACTACATCCTGGATCTGGCCGGGAGCAAGCGCGGGTTGGCGCTGCTGTACCCCTGGGACCGGGAGTTCGCTCTGCCCGTCGGTGTCACGACCTCCAGTAAGTACGCCAGTCTCGCGACGCTCGTGATCACCGGGTTCGAGTTGCTACTCGTCGGCCTGCTGGTCTTCTACGCGCCGGCGTACGTCCCGCCGGAACTGATCCAGCACGGGACGACGGTGCTCGGCGTCTGA
- a CDS encoding ATP-dependent DNA helicase translates to MAESGGDGDDGDEPAWRPYFGYDEPYENQPDAVEAAIAAGRKNGYLAMEGPCGTGKTMAALTAATTLVREDDYESVVVVTPVKQQLDQFVEDLRVINSGLDDPLDGISLVGKRDLCPYGREDLFPRDASVHDRCEDLREDTARLVEADGGTDAHSGAAADAAVGGDVDGEDQWWDPKRGADLAKAARRDPEQFNTMADDRLETAGVESPYRREQPRAPEEMADGDDPPLYCPFEADWYARDKGSPVDFTDGEDNVLTAEEFLPESVAHGTCPHRAMGVLLGEADVVVGNYNHLFDPNSRPLLSQVLDESTFVIVDEAHRLEGRVRDLLSDRVGRHTLVRARNDCNQLLQLRGQSREHEREVDDRLASHDVPVEAVETARDFYDDLVGWLDDRVTDHLDSEFGRGWESDLRSLPEEDLEVPLRDPETEEVDDLTEWAESAGYSGDLWRTLAAVGTAIETTLDELGENRQCVAAAVGAVMGNWYERDHATAFREIELEHSPSDTGATANPWQEVYTAGLLLYDCMPAEALRTIFDELGGGVLMSATLEPLDVFTRVSGLDAIEATGTGGLAASDDDPGRPVETRSYGLTFPEENRASWMVDATAYTARNRGDPVMDHGNRTRDEYEQVLRTVARSPGNVMIAMPNYREAAWAGSYLRDVVEKDVLVDESSSNEATDELKSEFFRGPGKVLVTSTRGTLTEGVDYDGDKLHACAVVGIPLVNIGSPRVRAVRAAYGRAFGDDVAFEYALTVPAVRRARQAIGRVIRGTEEVGVRMLVGERYTPDAVHSVHEYLSPAERREFVRMTPDFLGPQFDSFWSDHDRPE, encoded by the coding sequence ATGGCCGAAAGCGGCGGGGACGGCGACGACGGCGACGAGCCGGCCTGGCGGCCGTACTTCGGCTACGACGAGCCCTACGAGAACCAGCCCGACGCCGTCGAGGCGGCCATCGCGGCCGGCCGAAAGAACGGCTACCTCGCGATGGAGGGACCCTGCGGAACGGGCAAGACCATGGCGGCCCTGACCGCCGCGACCACGCTCGTCCGCGAGGACGACTACGAGAGCGTCGTCGTCGTCACCCCCGTCAAACAGCAACTCGACCAGTTCGTCGAGGACCTCCGGGTGATCAATTCCGGCCTCGACGACCCGCTCGACGGTATTTCCCTCGTCGGCAAACGCGACCTCTGTCCGTACGGCCGCGAGGACCTGTTCCCGCGGGACGCCAGCGTCCACGACCGCTGTGAGGACCTCCGGGAAGACACCGCTCGCCTCGTCGAGGCCGACGGCGGCACCGACGCCCACAGCGGGGCCGCGGCAGACGCGGCGGTCGGCGGCGACGTCGACGGCGAGGACCAGTGGTGGGACCCGAAACGCGGGGCCGACCTCGCGAAGGCGGCCCGCCGGGACCCCGAGCAGTTCAACACGATGGCCGACGACCGACTCGAAACTGCGGGCGTCGAGTCGCCGTACCGCCGCGAGCAGCCCCGCGCCCCCGAGGAGATGGCCGACGGCGACGACCCGCCGCTGTACTGTCCCTTCGAGGCCGACTGGTACGCCCGCGACAAGGGCTCGCCCGTCGACTTCACCGACGGCGAGGACAACGTCCTCACTGCCGAGGAGTTCCTGCCCGAGTCCGTCGCCCACGGGACCTGTCCCCACCGGGCCATGGGCGTGCTGCTGGGCGAGGCCGACGTGGTCGTCGGCAACTACAACCACCTGTTCGACCCGAACTCGCGCCCGCTCCTCTCGCAGGTGCTGGACGAGAGCACGTTCGTGATCGTCGACGAGGCTCACAGGTTAGAGGGGAGAGTCCGGGATCTGCTCTCGGATCGGGTGGGGCGACACACCCTCGTCCGGGCACGCAACGACTGCAACCAGTTGCTCCAGCTCCGAGGCCAGAGCCGCGAGCACGAGCGCGAGGTCGACGACCGGCTGGCCAGTCACGACGTGCCGGTCGAGGCCGTCGAGACCGCGCGGGACTTCTACGACGACCTCGTGGGCTGGCTCGACGACAGGGTGACCGACCACCTCGATTCCGAGTTCGGTCGCGGCTGGGAGAGCGACCTGCGCTCGCTCCCCGAGGAGGATCTGGAAGTTCCGCTGCGCGACCCCGAAACGGAGGAAGTCGACGACCTCACCGAGTGGGCCGAATCGGCGGGCTACTCGGGGGACCTGTGGCGGACGCTGGCCGCGGTCGGGACCGCGATCGAGACGACACTCGACGAACTGGGCGAGAATCGGCAGTGCGTCGCGGCTGCCGTCGGCGCGGTGATGGGCAACTGGTACGAGCGCGACCACGCCACCGCCTTCCGGGAGATCGAACTCGAACACTCCCCGTCGGACACGGGCGCGACCGCCAACCCGTGGCAGGAGGTCTACACCGCTGGCCTCCTGCTGTACGACTGCATGCCCGCCGAGGCCCTCAGAACCATCTTCGACGAACTCGGCGGCGGCGTCCTGATGAGCGCGACGCTGGAACCGCTGGACGTGTTCACCCGCGTCTCGGGGCTGGACGCCATCGAAGCGACCGGGACCGGCGGCCTCGCGGCCTCCGATGACGACCCCGGCCGCCCGGTCGAGACCCGCTCGTACGGGCTGACGTTCCCCGAGGAGAACCGGGCGAGCTGGATGGTCGATGCAACGGCCTACACCGCCCGGAACCGCGGTGATCCGGTCATGGATCACGGCAACCGCACTCGCGACGAGTACGAGCAGGTCCTCCGCACCGTGGCGCGCAGTCCCGGCAACGTGATGATCGCCATGCCGAACTACCGGGAGGCCGCGTGGGCCGGCAGCTACCTCCGTGACGTGGTCGAGAAGGACGTCCTGGTGGACGAGAGTTCGAGCAACGAGGCGACCGACGAACTCAAAAGCGAGTTCTTCCGCGGCCCGGGGAAGGTGCTGGTGACCAGCACACGCGGGACGCTCACGGAGGGCGTCGACTACGACGGCGACAAACTCCACGCCTGTGCCGTCGTGGGCATCCCGCTGGTCAACATCGGCTCGCCCCGCGTCCGAGCGGTCAGGGCTGCCTACGGCCGGGCCTTCGGCGACGACGTGGCCTTCGAGTACGCGCTGACGGTGCCCGCGGTCCGACGCGCGCGCCAGGCTATCGGCCGAGTCATCCGCGGGACCGAGGAGGTGGGCGTCCGCATGCTGGTCGGCGAGCGCTACACGCCCGACGCCGTGCATTCGGTCCACGAGTACCTCTCGCCGGCCGAGCGCCGCGAGTTCGTCCGGATGACGCCCGACTTCCTCGGGCCGCAGTTCGACTCGTTCTGGAGCGACCACGACCGGCCGGAGTGA
- a CDS encoding PHP domain-containing protein → MHVKVLDDEVVSRAKARGLDALVYAPHFTRLPDIEEKAREYSDDELLVIPARELFTGDWRSRRHVLAVGLTDPVPDFLTLEGTMAELRRQNAGVLVPHPEFLTVSLDAELIREYRDVIDAVEVYNPKHLARDNRRAREIARETDLPAFASSYAHLPKTIGEVWTSFEEPIESTAEFVTALQADADRRVFHRDGLSHTLRCKTEFAHLLWENTYKKFDRIYLQGTDPTHPGHIAYRDEFDDVRLY, encoded by the coding sequence ATGCACGTGAAGGTGCTGGACGACGAGGTGGTCAGTCGGGCGAAAGCGCGAGGACTGGACGCCCTCGTCTACGCCCCACACTTCACTCGACTCCCGGACATCGAGGAGAAAGCTCGCGAGTATTCAGACGACGAGTTGCTCGTGATTCCAGCCCGCGAACTGTTCACCGGGGACTGGCGGTCCCGCCGGCACGTCCTCGCCGTCGGCCTCACCGACCCCGTGCCGGACTTTCTGACCCTCGAAGGCACCATGGCGGAACTCCGGCGACAGAACGCCGGCGTGCTCGTCCCCCACCCGGAGTTTCTGACGGTGAGTCTCGACGCGGAACTGATCCGGGAGTACCGCGACGTGATCGACGCGGTGGAAGTGTACAACCCCAAACACCTGGCCCGTGACAACCGGCGCGCCCGCGAAATCGCTCGCGAGACCGATCTGCCGGCCTTCGCGTCCTCCTACGCTCACCTCCCGAAGACCATCGGCGAGGTGTGGACGAGCTTCGAAGAGCCCATCGAGAGCACGGCGGAGTTCGTGACCGCGCTGCAGGCCGACGCCGACCGACGGGTCTTCCACCGCGACGGGCTCTCTCACACCCTGCGGTGCAAGACCGAGTTCGCCCACCTGCTCTGGGAGAACACGTACAAGAAGTTCGACCGGATCTACCTCCAGGGGACCGATCCGACTCATCCGGGACATATCGCCTACCGCGACGAGTTCGACGACGTGCGACTGTACTGA
- a CDS encoding transcription elongation factor Spt5, whose translation MGIFAVKTTASQERTVADMIMNREEPSIHAALAPDSLTSYVMVEADDAAVFERISDEIPHMRGVVQGKSSIAEVEHFLSPKPDVEGIAEGDIVELIAGPFKGEKAQVQRIDESKDQVTVELYEATVPIPVTVRGDQIRVLDSEER comes from the coding sequence ATGGGTATCTTCGCTGTCAAAACCACGGCCAGTCAGGAACGCACCGTCGCGGACATGATCATGAACCGCGAGGAGCCGTCGATCCACGCGGCCCTCGCGCCCGACAGCCTCACAAGCTACGTGATGGTCGAGGCCGACGACGCCGCCGTCTTCGAGCGCATCTCCGACGAGATTCCGCACATGCGCGGGGTCGTCCAGGGGAAAAGTTCCATCGCCGAAGTCGAACACTTCCTCTCGCCGAAACCCGACGTTGAGGGGATCGCCGAGGGCGACATCGTCGAACTCATCGCCGGCCCGTTCAAGGGCGAGAAGGCCCAGGTCCAGCGCATCGACGAGTCCAAAGATCAGGTTACCGTCGAGCTGTACGAGGCGACGGTCCCGATTCCGGTCACCGTCCGCGGTGACCAGATTCGCGTCTTGGATAGTGAGGAGCGCTGA
- a CDS encoding pyridoxal phosphate-dependent aminotransferase, with protein sequence MDYERPQFFRVMQYADAAERDVVDMVSGNPDWEPPGALRDGLIEYADSDPAGFQYPASEGLLELREEIAARRNVSVEQVLITNGAGEANHLAMAEGLTRGTGDEVILTDPVYPYYAGRTNLLGGRARYVAVDDDGQLDSAAVREAASDETALIVVNSPNNPTGAVYPEETVRELVAIAEEYDALLVSDEVYDHFDYSGTFTSALAVDSDHRIVTNAFSKSLAITGFRVGYAIVPEPLMDGFRTRHMLTNVTSSRPAQYAVWRALRETPPDYYAENREMLRERIGAFTDALDAAGAEYTSPEGSFYVMARFPGFSGTMENVERLIDEAGVAGMPGAAFGESRADWFRFALVTPRAADAAERLADYFE encoded by the coding sequence ATGGACTACGAGCGGCCGCAGTTCTTCCGGGTGATGCAGTACGCGGACGCCGCCGAGCGGGACGTCGTCGACATGGTGAGTGGAAATCCCGACTGGGAACCGCCGGGGGCGCTCCGGGATGGGTTGATCGAGTACGCCGACAGCGACCCCGCGGGGTTCCAGTACCCCGCCAGCGAGGGGTTGCTGGAGCTGCGCGAGGAGATCGCCGCCCGCCGGAACGTCTCGGTCGAGCAGGTGCTGATAACGAACGGTGCGGGGGAGGCCAACCACCTCGCGATGGCCGAGGGACTCACACGGGGTACCGGCGACGAGGTGATCCTGACAGATCCGGTCTACCCCTATTACGCCGGGCGGACGAACCTGCTCGGCGGGCGGGCCCGCTACGTCGCGGTCGACGACGACGGACAACTCGACTCCGCTGCCGTCCGCGAGGCAGCGAGCGACGAGACCGCACTCATCGTCGTCAACAGCCCGAACAACCCCACGGGGGCGGTCTATCCGGAGGAAACCGTCCGCGAACTCGTCGCTATCGCCGAGGAGTACGACGCCCTGCTGGTCAGCGACGAGGTGTACGACCACTTCGATTACAGCGGGACGTTCACCAGCGCGCTCGCGGTCGACTCCGACCACCGGATCGTCACCAACGCGTTCTCGAAGTCGCTGGCGATCACCGGCTTCCGGGTGGGCTACGCCATCGTCCCGGAGCCGCTGATGGACGGCTTCCGGACCCGGCACATGCTGACCAACGTGACGAGCAGTCGGCCGGCCCAGTACGCGGTCTGGCGGGCGCTCCGGGAGACACCGCCGGACTACTACGCGGAGAACCGCGAGATGCTCCGCGAGCGGATCGGGGCGTTCACAGACGCACTCGACGCCGCCGGCGCGGAGTACACCTCGCCCGAGGGGAGTTTCTACGTCATGGCCCGCTTCCCGGGCTTTTCGGGGACCATGGAGAACGTCGAACGACTGATCGACGAGGCCGGTGTCGCGGGGATGCCGGGCGCGGCCTTCGGCGAGTCCCGGGCCGACTGGTTCCGGTTCGCGCTGGTGACACCGCGCGCCGCGGACGCCGCCGAACGGCTGGCCGACTACTTCGAGTGA
- a CDS encoding protein translocase SEC61 complex subunit gamma, whose protein sequence is MQVPYDLTSYVRVLKLASTPSWEEFSQIAKIAGAGIGLVGLMGFVIFLLMSFITTAPV, encoded by the coding sequence ATGCAAGTACCGTACGACCTCACCTCCTACGTTCGGGTGCTGAAGCTCGCCAGTACGCCGTCGTGGGAAGAGTTCTCCCAGATCGCCAAGATCGCCGGGGCCGGAATCGGCCTGGTCGGTCTGATGGGATTCGTGATCTTCCTGCTGATGAGCTTCATCACCACTGCTCCCGTCTAA
- a CDS encoding CinA family protein yields the protein MREFASDTPIEETVGDRLREADHTVAVAEGCTGGLVATLLTAAPGASDFLDRALVPYSYDSLRELLALDRELLDEHGVVSATVTRNLARAVRDTAGTTWGLATAGVAGPEGGTPEKPVGTAFVAVAYAGEWGTDTSTATVERYEVDGDREAVRERVARRALSDLDTHVRDRT from the coding sequence ATGCGCGAGTTCGCCTCCGACACGCCCATCGAGGAGACGGTCGGCGACCGTCTCCGTGAGGCCGATCATACTGTGGCCGTCGCCGAGGGCTGTACCGGCGGCCTCGTCGCGACGCTGCTGACCGCCGCACCGGGCGCGAGCGACTTCCTCGACCGGGCGCTGGTCCCCTACTCCTACGACTCGCTACGGGAGTTGCTCGCCCTCGACCGCGAACTGCTCGACGAGCACGGCGTCGTCAGCGCGACGGTCACCCGGAACCTCGCCCGCGCCGTCCGCGACACGGCGGGAACGACCTGGGGGCTCGCGACCGCCGGCGTCGCGGGCCCCGAGGGCGGCACGCCCGAGAAACCCGTGGGCACCGCCTTCGTCGCCGTCGCCTACGCCGGCGAGTGGGGGACCGACACCTCGACGGCCACCGTCGAGCGCTACGAGGTCGACGGCGATCGCGAGGCGGTCCGCGAGCGGGTCGCGCGACGAGCGCTCTCGGACCTGGATACCCACGTCAGGGACCGGACCTGA